One bacterium DNA segment encodes these proteins:
- a CDS encoding enoyl-CoA hydratase/isomerase family protein, whose amino-acid sequence MHENTEAIAKPHYERKDKFIYLYLGSPQDRVVTLSSQYMSSLEKIVSEISTISDIAGLLILGPTPEHFCAGANIHEIKTVTEINLAQKLGAYGQGVIDKFSKLPFPTAAVIGGPCAGGAFELALACDYRLAFDLPQTKIGLPEIKLGIFPGFGGSQRLPRLIGLPRALEVILKGDLYSADRARKYGLVDAVIRPRSKEESAQAYEQLLKIAKDFMAKRSRQALPLKTKFFTFTSLGRNLVRKQVESNLLKTTRGFYPAPIKALETVISGLGVSLEQGLKQEIKAVAELVISPESKSLIHVFLLTEESAKRWKKAQELVTNEPLGVVGCGVMGLGIAASYLLKGYRVLVFDALEQARKSAQARVQTIVERRLKGREAQVPEVMSRLMVVEKIADLSKVQIVVEAVVEDYKIKQELLRSLSAVMDDTAVIASNTSSLPISALAQGVLKPERVIGMHFFNPAEKMPLVEVVAPQSTNNRTIALTAALATKIGKQVVVVEEVPGFLVNRVLAPYLVEAATLLSQGFSIEDIDHAALSFGLPMGPLRLLDEIGLDVAQHVAKILSDSYGERFVGPDYSAKLVAQGKLGKKNASGFYRYTDGERAEPDGGVYTTLGLGPRKQSSLADRQQIQDRLVYALIAESIRAYEEGVAGAPSSDAQGQIDLASVMGFGFPPFRGGIFYYINKLGEDNVRKKLSDLAAQFGARFSLDVKLNEVNATGAASLETPATS is encoded by the coding sequence ATGCACGAGAATACTGAAGCTATCGCAAAGCCGCATTACGAACGTAAAGATAAGTTTATTTATCTTTATCTGGGCAGTCCACAGGACCGTGTTGTTACGCTTTCCAGTCAGTATATGTCTAGCTTAGAGAAGATCGTATCAGAAATCTCAACTATTTCTGACATTGCAGGTTTGCTGATTCTTGGGCCAACGCCTGAGCATTTCTGTGCTGGGGCAAATATTCATGAAATTAAAACCGTAACTGAGATCAATCTTGCACAGAAGCTTGGAGCTTATGGTCAAGGGGTAATTGATAAATTTTCAAAATTGCCTTTTCCAACTGCTGCGGTAATCGGGGGGCCGTGTGCAGGGGGTGCCTTTGAATTAGCATTAGCCTGCGACTATCGCCTTGCATTTGATTTGCCACAAACAAAGATTGGATTACCCGAGATTAAGCTCGGGATCTTCCCAGGTTTTGGGGGCAGTCAGCGTTTACCACGCTTGATCGGATTACCTCGCGCCTTAGAAGTGATCCTCAAGGGAGATTTATACTCAGCTGATCGTGCACGGAAATACGGACTTGTAGATGCCGTGATTCGCCCGCGCTCAAAAGAGGAGAGTGCGCAAGCATATGAGCAGCTTTTGAAAATCGCTAAAGATTTCATGGCAAAACGTTCGCGCCAGGCACTGCCCCTAAAGACTAAATTCTTTACCTTTACTTCACTTGGCCGAAATCTTGTTCGCAAACAAGTTGAATCAAATTTACTGAAAACAACACGCGGATTTTACCCCGCGCCAATTAAAGCTTTAGAGACAGTTATTTCTGGACTAGGAGTTTCTCTTGAGCAAGGACTTAAGCAGGAAATTAAAGCTGTTGCTGAATTGGTGATTAGTCCTGAATCTAAGTCACTCATTCATGTCTTCTTATTAACTGAAGAATCCGCGAAACGTTGGAAAAAAGCACAAGAACTTGTCACTAACGAACCTCTTGGTGTTGTCGGTTGTGGGGTGATGGGTTTGGGGATTGCGGCGAGCTATTTGTTGAAGGGCTATCGAGTGCTTGTTTTTGATGCACTCGAGCAAGCACGTAAAAGCGCTCAGGCTCGTGTGCAAACAATCGTTGAAAGGCGGTTAAAAGGTCGCGAAGCGCAAGTTCCGGAAGTCATGTCGCGCTTGATGGTTGTAGAAAAAATTGCTGATTTAAGTAAAGTTCAAATCGTAGTTGAGGCGGTGGTTGAAGATTATAAGATTAAGCAAGAATTACTACGCTCGCTCTCAGCCGTGATGGACGATACGGCAGTAATAGCGAGTAATACTTCTTCACTGCCGATTAGTGCGCTTGCACAGGGAGTATTAAAACCTGAGCGTGTGATTGGCATGCATTTTTTTAATCCCGCAGAGAAAATGCCTTTAGTTGAGGTTGTGGCTCCGCAATCGACAAATAATCGCACAATTGCTCTGACTGCAGCCTTGGCCACGAAAATCGGCAAGCAAGTCGTTGTGGTCGAGGAGGTTCCAGGATTTTTAGTGAATCGAGTGCTTGCGCCATACTTAGTTGAGGCTGCGACACTTTTAAGTCAAGGCTTTAGCATTGAAGATATTGATCACGCCGCACTGAGTTTTGGTTTGCCGATGGGGCCGCTGCGGCTGCTTGATGAAATCGGACTTGATGTTGCGCAGCACGTTGCCAAGATTTTGAGCGATAGTTATGGGGAGCGCTTTGTTGGACCGGACTATTCTGCGAAGCTTGTTGCGCAAGGGAAACTGGGCAAGAAAAATGCCAGCGGTTTTTATCGCTATACTGATGGTGAACGCGCTGAGCCAGACGGCGGAGTTTATACGACACTTGGCTTAGGTCCGCGCAAGCAATCCAGTCTAGCCGACCGACAGCAGATTCAGGATCGCCTTGTCTATGCTTTGATTGCAGAATCGATTCGTGCTTATGAAGAAGGAGTCGCTGGTGCGCCTAGTAGTGACGCTCAAGGGCAAATTGATTTGGCCAGCGTGATGGGCTTTGGTTTTCCGCCATTTCGTGGGGGGATTTTCTACTACATCAACAAGCTTGGCGAAGACAATGTTCGCAAGAAACTATCCGATTTGGCAGCACAGTTTGGCGCAAGATTTAGTCTAGATGTGAAGCTCAATGAGGTAAATGCAACCGGTGCTGCAAGTCTTGAGACGCCTGCTACAAGTTAG
- a CDS encoding TerB family tellurite resistance protein — translation MQALINKLKTFFQRPEKSIQKLAGDSKQQVELAAAVLLLQIAGADGDYDPEETKRIYAVIEKTFALSHPAAEAMLSKADKIRSNREQLDQFFTDINANLNAKEKEFIYMLVWKVVLADKKVDKLEKRFATQVRYRLQLSDEAEARARKRAESEKL, via the coding sequence ATGCAGGCATTAATCAATAAGCTCAAAACATTTTTTCAGCGCCCAGAAAAGAGCATTCAAAAGCTAGCTGGTGACTCTAAACAGCAAGTTGAGCTGGCTGCTGCAGTGTTATTATTACAAATCGCTGGCGCAGACGGTGACTATGACCCCGAGGAAACAAAGCGTATCTATGCGGTGATCGAAAAAACGTTTGCACTTAGTCATCCAGCTGCCGAAGCCATGCTCAGCAAGGCTGATAAGATTCGCTCGAATCGTGAACAACTTGATCAATTTTTTACTGATATTAATGCTAATCTAAATGCAAAAGAAAAAGAATTTATCTATATGCTTGTATGGAAAGTAGTTCTTGCCGACAAAAAAGTTGATAAACTGGAGAAGCGTTTTGCTACTCAAGTTCGCTATCGCCTGCAATTAAGCGACGAGGCAGAGGCACGTGCACGCAAGCGGGCAGAATCTGAGAAATTATAA
- the lpxC gene encoding UDP-3-O-[3-hydroxymyristoyl] N-acetylglucosamine deacetylase — protein sequence MSLQVFNRKPRILIVDDERTICESLEQVLRDENCETKTVTSGTAALAEIPGFKPDLMFLDIWMPGLDGLDTLDRVRESNAKIQVIMISGHATIQNALDATKRGAFDFIEKPLNIDGILQSASRALKLLESGDDSVIEHSQASSHFSHFGMLSKNLPGKNLGQRSLKKSTVLYGLGLHSGQKSGLSLEPLPKDSGIHFGKIGTTRTVPAFVDFVDSTAFATSIRHDDISVATIEHLLAALHAYRISNLLIKCNDEVPILDGSAIDFCKVIEEIGIQEQGGDWYELAPTKSISFVASAGCAETITIEPAEKFSVNYELNYPDPVGHQSVEFVFDSVAAFKEKIAPARTFGFVKDIERLQRAGLAAGGRFNNFILIGSDNIINTELRFPDELARHKILDIIGDIFLTGRPIRGRVRAKMTGHSDNISLLKNIWNLASS from the coding sequence ATGTCTTTACAGGTTTTTAATCGTAAGCCACGGATTTTAATTGTCGATGACGAGCGCACGATTTGTGAGTCGTTAGAGCAGGTCTTGCGTGATGAAAACTGTGAAACAAAAACTGTAACGAGTGGCACGGCGGCCTTGGCAGAGATTCCTGGCTTTAAACCGGATTTAATGTTTTTAGACATTTGGATGCCGGGACTTGATGGTTTAGATACGCTTGATCGTGTGCGAGAGTCGAATGCAAAAATCCAAGTAATTATGATTTCGGGTCATGCCACGATTCAAAATGCGTTGGATGCGACAAAGCGTGGTGCTTTTGACTTTATTGAAAAGCCACTCAATATTGATGGCATTCTTCAGTCTGCAAGTCGCGCGTTGAAATTGCTTGAGAGTGGGGATGATAGTGTGATCGAGCATTCCCAGGCGAGTTCACATTTTTCTCATTTTGGCATGCTTTCTAAGAACCTGCCGGGGAAGAATCTTGGACAGCGCAGCTTGAAGAAAAGCACTGTGCTTTATGGTTTGGGATTGCATTCTGGGCAAAAGAGTGGATTGAGTTTGGAGCCTTTGCCTAAGGATTCGGGCATACATTTTGGAAAAATTGGGACTACGCGGACGGTTCCGGCGTTTGTTGATTTTGTAGATTCGACGGCTTTTGCGACTTCGATTCGGCACGATGACATTTCGGTGGCGACGATTGAGCATTTGCTGGCTGCGTTGCATGCGTATCGTATTTCTAATTTACTGATTAAGTGTAATGACGAAGTGCCGATCTTGGATGGCTCGGCAATTGATTTTTGTAAAGTTATTGAAGAAATCGGTATTCAGGAGCAGGGTGGGGACTGGTATGAGCTTGCGCCGACGAAATCAATTAGTTTTGTGGCGAGTGCTGGCTGTGCGGAAACGATTACGATTGAGCCGGCTGAGAAGTTTTCAGTAAATTATGAATTGAATTATCCGGATCCTGTGGGACATCAGTCGGTGGAGTTTGTGTTTGATTCTGTTGCTGCTTTTAAGGAAAAGATTGCGCCGGCGCGGACGTTTGGTTTTGTTAAAGACATTGAGCGTTTGCAGCGTGCTGGGCTTGCGGCGGGTGGGCGGTTTAATAATTTTATTTTGATTGGCTCGGATAATATCATTAATACGGAGTTACGTTTTCCGGATGAGCTTGCTCGTCACAAGAT
- the cmoB gene encoding tRNA 5-methoxyuridine(34)/uridine 5-oxyacetic acid(34) synthase CmoB encodes MAIVSAQLWIGQMTTKLSERINTKITSRLEGKPQWLNYFTLRNELVLSGLPEFRYEQASGCICFRPQRPLTERQREIIQAIVWELIPWRKGPIQIEDLLIDTEWRSDLKWSRVEAVLKQNNQADILNQRVLDIGAGNSYYAWRMLEHGPREVVAIDPYEKFVLQADFLQVLMPEPRLQFKQLGIENIAELSAGRAFDTIFCMGVLYHRRDPINSLQLIRDHLKSDGVLYLETQIIPGAELVALCPLDRHAKAPNVYFLPTISCLQAWLNWLKFTAVEVLSIDQTSSVEQRQTPFSPGESLSDFLDANDPSKTVEGYPAPLRALVRAKKGI; translated from the coding sequence ATGGCTATCGTATCTGCTCAACTCTGGATAGGGCAAATGACCACGAAATTGTCAGAAAGAATTAATACTAAAATTACTTCCCGGCTTGAAGGTAAGCCGCAATGGCTCAATTACTTTACGCTACGTAATGAGCTTGTGCTGAGCGGCTTGCCGGAATTTCGTTACGAGCAAGCATCGGGGTGTATCTGCTTTAGGCCGCAACGTCCACTAACCGAGCGTCAGCGTGAAATAATTCAGGCCATTGTCTGGGAATTAATCCCCTGGCGTAAAGGCCCAATTCAAATTGAGGATTTACTGATTGATACGGAGTGGCGTAGCGATCTCAAGTGGAGTCGAGTCGAGGCCGTCTTAAAGCAGAACAATCAAGCAGATATATTAAATCAGCGTGTGCTCGATATCGGAGCAGGCAATAGCTATTATGCTTGGCGCATGCTTGAACATGGCCCACGAGAAGTCGTAGCAATTGATCCTTACGAGAAATTTGTCCTGCAAGCAGACTTTTTACAAGTTTTAATGCCTGAACCGCGCCTGCAATTTAAACAACTTGGAATTGAGAACATTGCTGAACTTTCAGCAGGGCGAGCATTTGACACAATTTTTTGCATGGGAGTCCTCTATCATCGTCGCGATCCAATTAATTCTCTGCAATTAATTCGCGATCACTTAAAATCGGATGGAGTGCTTTACTTGGAAACTCAAATTATACCAGGCGCAGAGCTTGTTGCGCTTTGCCCCTTAGATCGACACGCTAAAGCGCCGAATGTATATTTTTTACCGACAATTTCTTGTTTGCAGGCTTGGCTGAATTGGCTCAAGTTTACGGCAGTAGAAGTGCTTTCAATCGATCAGACCTCGAGCGTCGAACAACGCCAAACTCCCTTTTCTCCTGGAGAAAGCTTAAGCGACTTTCTTGATGCAAACGATCCAAGTAAAACGGTCGAGGGCTATCCGGCTCCATTACGGGCATTAGTTCGGGCTAAAAAAGGCATATGA
- a CDS encoding tetrahydrodipicolinate N-succinyltransferase N-terminal domain-containing protein: protein MKSTFPLAGIGIVKRGSADQILEIYFPEIWHSATAEKYLALLDLDPKQSKEIEHFKPTQLKSSESEFLRELKAATVEFIFINLTQDQPVTSIAQAYLKLSAISRQLFKPNQLNLDGLFAVLPTVAWTNQGPIEVNQINQAILKARLNHQHLTVYSVDKFPPLTAHYIPGGVRIADAARVRLGAYLGKGTTVMHEGFVNFNAGTEGPNMVEGRISAGVFLGKGTDLGGGASTMGTLSGGNNIRISLGDDCLIGANSGCGVPLGNNCTIEAGLYLTAGMKVKVMDRAGEEIQTVRARDLAGVSGLLFRRNSETGAVEALPRSTEFSLNEILHLND, encoded by the coding sequence ATGAAATCAACCTTTCCGCTTGCAGGTATTGGCATAGTAAAGCGTGGAAGCGCTGATCAGATTCTCGAAATTTATTTTCCAGAAATCTGGCACAGTGCCACGGCTGAAAAATATTTGGCTTTGCTCGACTTAGATCCAAAGCAATCGAAAGAGATCGAACACTTTAAACCTACCCAGCTTAAGTCAAGTGAAAGCGAGTTTTTGCGTGAATTAAAGGCAGCTACTGTTGAATTTATTTTTATAAACCTGACCCAAGACCAGCCAGTCACTAGCATTGCACAAGCCTATCTAAAGCTCAGCGCGATTTCGCGGCAGCTTTTTAAACCTAATCAACTCAACCTCGATGGCTTATTCGCTGTGCTACCTACCGTCGCCTGGACGAATCAAGGCCCGATTGAAGTCAATCAGATTAATCAAGCCATACTAAAGGCACGCTTAAATCATCAGCACTTAACTGTTTATAGTGTCGATAAATTTCCTCCTTTGACTGCTCACTATATCCCTGGAGGTGTGCGAATTGCCGATGCTGCACGCGTGCGACTAGGTGCGTATCTGGGCAAGGGCACAACTGTAATGCATGAAGGTTTTGTGAATTTTAATGCCGGAACAGAGGGCCCAAATATGGTTGAGGGGCGAATTTCAGCCGGAGTTTTTCTTGGCAAGGGCACAGATTTAGGCGGTGGCGCTTCTACGATGGGAACGCTTTCTGGTGGGAATAATATTCGAATTTCGTTGGGGGACGACTGTTTAATTGGTGCAAATTCAGGTTGTGGTGTGCCGCTGGGAAATAACTGCACAATTGAAGCTGGTCTTTATTTAACGGCGGGGATGAAGGTGAAAGTCATGGACCGTGCTGGCGAAGAAATTCAAACTGTTCGTGCGCGTGATTTGGCGGGCGTATCTGGACTTCTTTTCCGCCGTAATTCTGAGACAGGCGCTGTTGAAGCTCTCCCCCGCTCCACAGAATTTTCTTTAAACGAAATCCTACATCTGAACGACTAA
- a CDS encoding glycosyltransferase — translation MINGRTDFTSSTLAAIPFQLLPYAVYDNLALEQTLKWQSDFARDFGKFPTIAVLGLGRMAENFAVNLKTQSYQAVTELQCSGASDLAQTAELKSDYTVIVAENRWLHPQALFIFAKKISENPGKSWFANELIVEADLKQSKRYRARQYRRVSPQIDEVHFISTNVIGGALSLPTTLLKKILTHPSLKDLSPSALFEQLAFLALTAAPQTFKHIPLALTVCSGSAPELAASERVYLAQERLKLLGLKPTAVNYVQGAIDIKFSPQPASIQVVIPFKDQATLTIRCVQSLMRDQLFKDMRISLIDNNSQVEERKKISEAFKAVSQVEVISRPTYFNYAAVNNFGASLTKSDYILFMNNDVELRGESTVEKLLSWAEQPGVGLVGGLLYYPDGRIQSGGIRFASVRPANIAQANEAVRQIRKVNAVALAMALVKRSVFEAVGGLDEWNCPNGFGDALFGKKVWDSGKMVILNPFAEATHYESISRGRSVEELELSELMDQGVPIADLFHDRDAIYQPEIIDLDPLRSSKTLRKIVRSIKSGVAAVMRY, via the coding sequence ATGATCAACGGACGTACAGATTTTACAAGCTCTACACTTGCAGCAATTCCATTTCAATTATTGCCCTATGCGGTTTATGATAACCTGGCTCTGGAGCAGACACTTAAATGGCAGAGCGACTTCGCGCGCGATTTTGGAAAATTTCCAACGATTGCTGTGCTCGGTTTGGGGCGTATGGCGGAGAATTTTGCTGTTAATCTTAAGACACAAAGTTATCAGGCAGTAACAGAGCTACAATGCAGCGGCGCTTCTGATTTGGCCCAAACCGCTGAGTTGAAATCGGACTACACGGTAATTGTTGCGGAAAATCGCTGGCTTCATCCTCAGGCGTTATTTATTTTCGCTAAAAAAATTAGTGAAAATCCGGGTAAATCATGGTTTGCAAATGAACTGATCGTCGAGGCAGATTTAAAGCAGTCTAAACGCTATCGTGCACGGCAGTACCGTCGTGTATCACCACAAATTGATGAAGTTCATTTTATTTCTACAAACGTGATTGGCGGGGCCTTATCTCTGCCAACAACATTGCTGAAGAAAATACTGACACATCCTTCGCTTAAAGATTTAAGTCCTAGCGCACTCTTTGAGCAGCTTGCGTTTTTAGCGCTAACAGCGGCCCCGCAAACATTTAAGCACATTCCCTTGGCGCTAACTGTTTGCTCTGGGAGTGCGCCTGAATTAGCTGCAAGTGAGCGCGTTTACCTTGCACAGGAACGTCTTAAGCTTTTAGGCTTAAAACCAACTGCAGTTAATTATGTTCAAGGGGCGATTGATATAAAATTTAGTCCACAACCAGCTTCAATTCAAGTTGTGATTCCTTTCAAGGATCAGGCGACGTTGACGATCCGCTGTGTGCAATCTTTAATGCGGGATCAACTTTTTAAAGATATGCGAATATCTCTGATTGATAATAATTCGCAAGTTGAGGAACGTAAAAAAATATCTGAGGCGTTTAAAGCTGTAAGTCAGGTAGAAGTCATCTCACGACCAACGTATTTTAACTATGCTGCGGTGAATAATTTCGGTGCGAGCTTAACTAAAAGTGATTACATCTTATTCATGAATAATGATGTAGAGCTGCGAGGCGAGTCTACGGTTGAAAAACTTTTGTCTTGGGCAGAGCAACCAGGCGTAGGCCTGGTTGGGGGATTACTTTATTACCCAGATGGCCGTATCCAAAGTGGCGGTATTCGTTTTGCTAGTGTGCGTCCAGCAAATATCGCGCAAGCAAATGAAGCGGTGCGCCAGATACGTAAGGTCAACGCGGTTGCGTTAGCGATGGCATTGGTTAAGCGCTCCGTTTTTGAAGCTGTTGGTGGACTTGATGAGTGGAATTGTCCAAATGGCTTTGGTGATGCCTTATTCGGTAAGAAAGTTTGGGATTCAGGGAAAATGGTAATTCTTAATCCTTTTGCGGAGGCAACCCATTATGAATCAATTTCTCGTGGACGCTCAGTGGAGGAGCTAGAGTTAAGTGAGTTAATGGACCAAGGTGTTCCGATTGCCGACCTCTTTCATGACCGAGATGCTATTTATCAGCCAGAAATTATCGACTTAGACCCTTTACGCAGTTCGAAAACACTAAGAAAGATTGTGCGCAGCATTAAATCTGGTGTTGCAGCAGTGATGAGATATTGA
- a CDS encoding ferredoxin family protein, whose amino-acid sequence MAYVVTEPCIGTKDRSCVEVCPVDCFYNNPDANLNTKAGRDPQKSGDIGMLVIHPDECIHCGACEPECPVDAIYEDGDVPEKWKDYIELNSQVVQKYQDGELDANRVTSK is encoded by the coding sequence ATGGCTTACGTTGTTACAGAACCGTGTATTGGAACAAAAGACCGCTCATGCGTAGAAGTCTGCCCGGTGGACTGTTTTTATAATAACCCTGATGCAAATTTAAATACTAAAGCTGGGCGCGACCCACAAAAGTCCGGCGATATCGGCATGCTCGTGATTCACCCAGATGAGTGTATTCACTGCGGGGCTTGTGAACCAGAATGTCCAGTTGATGCAATTTATGAAGATGGCGACGTGCCCGAAAAATGGAAAGATTATATCGAGCTTAACTCACAAGTTGTGCAGAAATATCAAGATGGCGAACTAGATGCCAACCGTGTGACTTCAAAGTAG
- a CDS encoding adenylosuccinate synthase, with protein sequence MPGIVIVGVQWGDEGKGKVVDYLTEKACLVVRFQGGNNAGHTLVVEGKKTALQLIPSGILRPSTRCLLAAGVVVDPVSLLEEIERLKNIGIEVTPQRLGIAGEVQLILPYHRLVDVAREAKNKIGTTKKGIGPAYEDAVSRQGVRMIDLTDEVYLRELIERNVSNKNMTLETVLGSNEKLSVEKTIDEVFAIREKLIPYIANVSVEVTNALKEKKSVVFEGAQGSLLDINHGTYPFVTSSNTVAGFACASAGVGPKAIDSVVGICKAYCTRVGEGPFPTEDLTVAGETLRSRGAEFGTVTGRPRRCGWFDSVAVRKAVRMNGIDSLFLTKLDVLTGFTTVRLGVKYTLGGKTIDDVPTSSRMLSQVQVEYEELPGWDEDLTGVRKFEDLPANAQKLVRRIEELSQTKVGGFSVGPDREQTIILDSSLTRLAGS encoded by the coding sequence ATGCCAGGTATTGTAATTGTCGGTGTGCAGTGGGGCGATGAAGGTAAGGGTAAGGTCGTCGACTATCTTACCGAGAAAGCCTGCCTGGTAGTGCGTTTCCAGGGCGGCAATAATGCCGGACATACTTTAGTTGTCGAGGGTAAAAAAACAGCTTTGCAGCTCATTCCGTCAGGGATTCTGCGACCATCGACCCGTTGTCTATTGGCCGCAGGGGTAGTGGTTGACCCTGTTTCTTTGCTTGAAGAAATTGAGCGCCTAAAAAATATCGGCATTGAAGTCACTCCGCAGCGTTTGGGCATTGCTGGCGAAGTTCAATTAATTCTTCCTTATCACAGGCTGGTTGATGTCGCACGTGAGGCCAAAAATAAGATTGGCACAACGAAGAAGGGCATCGGTCCGGCTTATGAAGATGCGGTGTCACGTCAAGGTGTGCGTATGATTGATCTTACTGATGAGGTCTATTTACGCGAGCTGATTGAACGCAATGTCTCTAATAAGAATATGACTTTGGAGACAGTTTTGGGATCGAACGAAAAGCTTTCTGTCGAAAAAACAATTGACGAGGTCTTTGCGATTCGCGAAAAACTGATTCCATATATTGCTAACGTTAGCGTGGAAGTTACTAATGCGCTGAAGGAGAAGAAATCAGTTGTTTTTGAGGGGGCACAAGGGTCTTTGCTTGATATTAATCACGGCACATATCCGTTTGTAACAAGTTCAAATACGGTTGCAGGCTTTGCGTGTGCTAGTGCGGGGGTCGGTCCTAAGGCGATTGATTCGGTTGTGGGGATTTGTAAGGCTTATTGTACGCGTGTCGGGGAGGGACCATTTCCGACTGAGGATTTAACAGTTGCCGGTGAAACACTACGTTCTCGTGGGGCTGAGTTTGGGACAGTGACGGGGCGTCCGCGACGTTGCGGCTGGTTTGATTCAGTGGCGGTTAGGAAAGCTGTGCGGATGAATGGGATTGATTCGCTTTTTCTTACGAAGTTGGACGTGTTGACGGGTTTTACGACTGTAAGGTTGGGCGTTAAATATACGCTCGGCGGAAAAACAATTGATGATGTCCCGACGTCGAGTCGGATGCTTTCTCAGGTTCAGGTTGAGTATGAGGAACTGCCGGGTTGGGATGAAGATTTAACGGGTGTTAGAAAATTTGAAGATTTGCCGGCGAATGCGCAAAAGTTGGTGCGTCGTATTGAAGAGCTTTCGCAAACTAAGGTTGGTGGTTTTAGTGTTGGGCCGGATCGTGAGCAGACAATTATTCTTGATTCGTCTTTGACGCGCTTAGCGGGAAGCTAA